The following coding sequences are from one Rutidosis leptorrhynchoides isolate AG116_Rl617_1_P2 chromosome 11, CSIRO_AGI_Rlap_v1, whole genome shotgun sequence window:
- the LOC139875600 gene encoding uncharacterized protein — MHVSYLCTLLITCLCGLSKLALSLMGVYTVRGSIVLVVVLLAFIGDLGVVFGDSIEGIKDKKNVFGKPKLGFGGGLGHGIYKKGYKHYGKGGGGGLGGGIGGGTGGGIGSGGGFGGGGGLGGGGGFGGGGGVGGGGVVGVGHHGGLGDGVGKGIGVGGGGGFGKGGGLGGGIGKGFGAGGGGGFGKGGGIGGGIGHHGGIGGGVGKGIGIGGRGGFDKGGRLGGGIGKGIGVGGGGGFGKGGGLGGEVGHHGGLKGGVGKGIGVGGGGGFGKGGGLGGGVGKGIGGGGLHHHKGLGAGAGSGLGGGAGGGGGLGGGAGGGGGLGGGSGGGGGLGGGAGGDFGSGGGLGGGGGLGGGGGGGLGGGGGGGLGGGTGFGGGSGGGFGGGIGGGGGGLGGGGGGGSGSGFGGGSGGGFGAGGGFGSGGGLGGGGGGGGGGSGGGGIGGDFRCEGGVNFGGGSGN; from the coding sequence ATGCATGTTTCATACCTTTGTACGTTATTGATCACTTGTTTGTGTGGGTTGAGTAAATTGGCATTAAGTTTGATGGGTGTGTACACTGTACGTGGTTCTATTGTCTTGGTTGTCGTTTTACTAGCTTTTATTGGTGATCTTGGTGTAGTGTTTGGTGATTCAATCGAGGGTATAAAAGATAAAAAGAATGTGTTTGGAAAACCTAAACTTGGGTTTGGAGGAGGTTTGGGCCATGGAATATATAAGAAAGGGTATAAACATTATGGCAAAGGTGGTGGAGGAGGTTTAGGAGGTGGCATTGGAGGAGGTACGGGAGGTGGTATTGGTAGTGGCGGTGGTTTTGGAGGAGGTGGTGGACTAGGTGGTGGTGGTGGCTTTGGTGGAGGTGGTGGagtaggtggtggtggtgttgttggGGTAGGTCATCATGGAGGTCTAGGTGATGGTGTTGGCAAAGGTATTGGTGTTGGTGGTGGAGGGGGTTTTGGCAAAGGTGGTGGACTAGGCGGTGGCATTGGCAAAGGATTTGGGGCTGGTGGTGGAGGAGGTTTTGGTAAAGGTGGCGGTATAGGTGGTGGAATTGGTCACCATGGAGGTATTGGAGGCGGTGTTGGCAAGGGAATTGGTATTGGTGGCAGAGGAGGTTTTGACAAAGGTGGGAGACTAGGAGGTGGCATTGGCAAAGGAATCGGTGTTGGTGGTGGAGGAGGTTTTGGAAAAGGTGGGGGACTAGGTGGTGAAGTTGGTCACCATGGAGGTCTTAAAGGTGGTGTTGGCAAGGGAATTGGTGTTGGTGGTGGAGGAGGTTTTGGCAAAGGTGGAGGTCTAGGAGGTGGTGTTGGCAAAGGAATTGGTGGAGGCGGTCTACATCATCATAAAGGTCTGGGAGCTGGCGCTGGAAGTGGACTTGGTGGTGGAGCGGGAGGAGGCGGAGGACTTGGTGGTGGAGCGGGAGGAGGTGGAGGACTTGGTGGTGGATCGGGAGGAGGTGGAGGACTTGGAGGAGGGGCTGGTGGAGATTTTGGTAGTGGTGGTGGACTAGGTGGAGGAGGTGGACTTGGTGGAGGTGGTGGAGGAGGTTTAGGTGgaggtggtggtggaggtttaggtGGTGGTACTGGTTTTGGAGGTGGTTCGGGTGGTGGTTTTGGAGGAGGTATAGGTGGTGGTGGAGGAGGTCTAGGTGGTGGCGGAGGTGGAGGTAGTGGCAGTGGTTTTGGAGGTGGTAGTGGCGGAGGTTTTGGAGCAGGTGGAGGCTTCGGAAGTG